A region of the Pseudomonas silesiensis genome:
CTCTCCCACCGATTCCGATGGACTGGTACCGGGCAACATCTTTGACTGGGCAGGCCATATCGCGAAGCCGGACTTCCCGAAAATCGGCAAGTACGAGCGCACCCAGAGCCAGAACGGCGCTTACCTGGCCACGCGCCTGCGTCCGACCGACGACCTGTCGTTCATCCTCGGCGGCCGTGTAAGCACCTACAAGTACAACGAGGATTACACCTACTACCCGGGCGCCGGCCTGGCCGACACCCACGCCAGCTACAAGGAACACGGGGTCGTCACGCCTTACGCCGGTGTGGTCTATGACCTGAACGATACCTACTCGGTCTACGCCAGCTACACCAGCATTTACCAGCCACAAATCAACAAAGACATCAATGGCAAGACCCTGGATCCGGTTGAAGGTGACGCCTACGAAACCGGTCTGAAAGCGGCCTACTTCGAAGGCAAACTCAACGCCAGCCTGGCCTTCTTCCGCATCGAGCAGGACAACGTCGCTGAGTCGATCGGCACCAATGAGATCACCGGTGACGGCATTTTCCAAGCCGTCGACGGTGCCACCACCAACGGCGTTGAACTGGAACTGGCCGGTGAACTGGCCCAGGACTGGAACGTATCGGCTGGCTACACCTATGCCCGTACCCGCGACGAGGATCACCAACGCATCTACGGTTTCCCTCTGGCCACCAGCAAACCGGAACACGTGGTCCGCACCTTCACCACCTACCGTTTGCCCGGCGCGCTGGACCAGGTCACCGTCGGTGGCGGTGTCAGCTGGCAAAGCGCGTTTTACGGCCAGAGCTTTAGCCCTACCGATGGCAGCACCTCGCTCAAGCAAGGTGGCTACACCCTCGTCGACCTGATGACCCGGTATGAATACGACGATCACCTGAGCTTCACCGTGAACGCCAACAACGTCTTCGACAAGCGCTACCTGACCGGCCTTGGCAACTTCGGCACCACCTTCTACGGCGAGCCGCGCAACATGCAAGTCACCGCAAAGTATGATTTCTGAGCGCTGAGCTGAACTGAAAAATGCCCGTGTCGTGAGATGCGGGCATTTTTTTTGGCTTGAGAATTTCGCTGATTGTGATGCGGTCTTCGCGAGCAAGCCCGCTCCCACAGGGAATCTTCAGTGAACACAGAATTCAATGTTCACATCGAGCAACTGTGGGAGCGGGCTTGCTCGCGAAGGCGATAGCCGCCCTGCTACAAGTCCTGGCACCAGACATCCGGCGAAGGGGCAGTGACTACTAAGGCGGGTCGAGTCGATCCAGCGCCCGATTCACCGCCAACTCCCCCAGCATGATGACCTGCGCAATCCCCAGCAGTGAATTACGACCCGGCCCCTCCATATGATCCGCCAGGTCCATGGCCATGACATTGGCCGACGCCAGCGACTCGCAGGCATGGGCCAGCAGCGTCTCGGTATCGAGCTCGGGATTGACGGTGAACATGGTGCAGAGTTTGCGTGGGGTGGCGTTGATGTCGGCAGCTGAGGGAACGCGGTCCGCGGGTTCGTGGTGAATGTTTGAGTCGGCATTTTCTGAGGAGGATGTCGGATCGGGATCCGGCGGATTCGGTGTGATCTTGAACATGGCTTAGCTCTCTTGAGTGAGGCTGCGACCAGTTCGCTACTAAACGAAATGGAGGCAGCTGTACGCAGGTTAGTAGACCGACGAGCTAAGAAATCGGCGCACCCGAGAGTGCCCTGCGCACAGCCACCATCAAGTGCAGGATTGAGACCCTGACTGATTAGCTTGTACGACTTAACTACGACGGGCTACTAAACCCGATCACTGATGATCAGTGACGGGTATCAAGTTACCGAGCGCCCCCAAGTCGCACAAGCCGGCGGATTCTGGCGTAACTGTAGGCAACGGCGCAAGGCTGTGTAGCTTTCGGGAACGAACCTGGTTGGCTTTTAAACACGCAAAAAATCACATGCAAAAAGCTCCGGATAGAGATCGAACAACCCTCGGCGCAATGCCTTCAACCACACCTAAAAAAACTCCTACAGATCTGACAGCCCAACGCCCGGAAGCGTCCTACGCGCATTTCGGACGCATCCTATTTCAATCGTTATCAGCTTCTAGAAAGCTGTCGAGCGTTTGAATCGAGGGCGGACATAAAGCCTCCCCATACGCCATCCAGAAGTCCTTGGGACTGACGGATTTCTCTGCCGGACTCTTTACGCAGAACAAGGAGCGACACTCAACATGGCCAGCTTGCTTTCCCGACTTTTTGGATTTCACGACAACCGCAGGGACGCGCGATTTGATGGGCCAAGCGTCCCAGTCTTGCCGACGCCCGATACCCGGCCAGTCCAGACATCTACGGCCTCGGAATTCAGCGTCGACGTATTGCAGCCGCTGAAGAATTGGAGTCATCCGCTTAAGGACACGGGCAATCCGTTGGCACAGTTGACTCACATGGCCAAAGCCGCCGCGGGTTACTACCCGATCGGCCGCAGCGGGCTGTTTCACGGCGGCGTGCATTTCGACAGCGGTACCGGCATCCCCCCGGATAAATCCGTGCACTGTCTGGCT
Encoded here:
- a CDS encoding DUF6124 family protein → MFKITPNPPDPDPTSSSENADSNIHHEPADRVPSAADINATPRKLCTMFTVNPELDTETLLAHACESLASANVMAMDLADHMEGPGRNSLLGIAQVIMLGELAVNRALDRLDPP